One genomic segment of Bifidobacterium breve DSM 20213 = JCM 1192 includes these proteins:
- a CDS encoding HipA domain-containing protein has protein sequence MPRKLIMCGDHPVLAFEYDPESGRACSSGEVLDHDRLPLEFTTHGKSALYAKRIDEWWRSRAIPSTRDGICRVLESLGAASTDELLDRTYGLSLSDQYWVRREDDPAEWKDVNFFDNPFDEALGEILLTSYSSSRDISLNVPDVSTGGDLPKRWTIDRATGRRLLVKSGRTGQEPMNEVIASRLCMRLGVPAVRYSLARNGNRLVSTCADMLSNHEELVSAWQVLQSVKAVNGLNSHDQWIRAAVGFGADERAVRDATDDWLVVDYLMRNTDRHYNNFGLIRDIETLEVRPAPIYDTGASLWSGELDVDGRDWFAKPFYTATGEPSALRQLRLVEDWSRFDLDALSDWPDEAAHELSRMRMFAPERLDAIRVQLVKRIGMLRRIREGEVLRVSGPIRNKTDLMGRFGETLRKNLGQRDGDARSVGTGPDALSRHLNR, from the coding sequence ATGCCACGCAAGCTGATCATGTGCGGGGACCATCCGGTCCTTGCGTTCGAATACGATCCCGAGTCCGGTCGCGCGTGCTCCTCTGGCGAGGTCCTTGACCATGATCGTCTGCCCCTGGAGTTCACCACGCACGGCAAGAGCGCGCTGTATGCCAAGAGGATCGACGAATGGTGGAGGTCCCGCGCCATCCCCTCCACCCGCGACGGCATCTGCCGCGTGCTCGAATCGCTTGGCGCGGCATCGACCGACGAACTGCTCGACAGGACCTACGGTTTGAGCCTGTCGGACCAGTACTGGGTCAGACGCGAGGACGACCCGGCCGAATGGAAGGACGTCAACTTCTTCGACAATCCCTTCGACGAGGCGCTGGGCGAGATCCTGCTCACCTCGTACTCGTCGTCCCGTGACATCAGCCTCAACGTCCCCGACGTGTCCACTGGCGGCGATCTTCCCAAACGCTGGACGATCGACAGGGCCACCGGCAGGAGACTGCTCGTCAAGTCGGGCCGTACTGGCCAGGAGCCCATGAACGAGGTCATCGCCTCGAGGCTCTGCATGCGATTGGGCGTTCCGGCCGTCCGGTATTCCCTGGCACGCAACGGCAACCGTCTGGTGTCCACATGCGCGGACATGCTCTCCAATCATGAGGAGCTGGTCTCCGCCTGGCAGGTGCTCCAATCCGTCAAGGCCGTCAACGGCCTCAACTCGCATGACCAGTGGATCCGCGCCGCCGTCGGCTTCGGCGCAGACGAACGGGCGGTTCGTGACGCCACGGACGATTGGCTCGTGGTCGACTACCTCATGCGCAATACAGATAGGCATTACAACAACTTCGGTCTGATCCGCGACATCGAGACCCTTGAGGTCCGTCCGGCCCCGATCTACGACACGGGAGCGAGCCTGTGGAGCGGCGAGCTCGATGTGGACGGCCGGGACTGGTTCGCCAAGCCGTTCTACACCGCGACCGGCGAGCCCTCGGCTTTGCGGCAGCTCAGACTGGTGGAGGATTGGAGCCGGTTCGACCTGGACGCCCTGTCGGACTGGCCCGACGAGGCGGCGCACGAACTGTCGCGCATGCGCATGTTCGCGCCCGAACGCCTCGATGCCATCCGGGTACAGTTGGTAAAGCGTATCGGGATGCTCCGCAGGATCAGGGAAGGTGAGGTCCTTCGTGTTTCTGGCCCGATTCGCAATAAAACGGATTTGATGGGCAGGTTCGGCGAGACGTTGCGGAAGAACCTTGGACAACGGGACGGGGATGCCAGAAGCGTCGGAACCGGACCGGATGCGTTGAGCCGTCATCTGAACCGCTAG
- a CDS encoding 4'-phosphopantetheinyl transferase family protein, whose translation MRLFDGERALVGNATAKRRREFTETRLLAHEALRRIGHDGPILKGSDGEPLWPSGIVGSLSHCPSLCVAAVASAERIRAVGVDVDDSDGLSDGIMRFVFSSEELASLRMASSVERRAAFCAKEAASKALYALDGTGDFRKVSVSLKADGTFAAVRRDVALRGQWRFYDRLVSAMVAVPSETV comes from the coding sequence GTGCGATTGTTCGACGGTGAGCGGGCCTTGGTCGGGAACGCCACGGCCAAACGAAGAAGGGAATTCACGGAGACGCGTCTTTTGGCCCACGAGGCCTTACGACGTATCGGCCATGACGGGCCCATACTCAAAGGTTCGGATGGTGAACCGCTCTGGCCATCCGGCATCGTGGGATCGCTGTCGCATTGTCCGTCGCTGTGCGTCGCCGCCGTGGCGTCGGCGGAAAGAATCCGTGCCGTGGGAGTGGACGTGGACGATTCGGACGGATTGTCCGACGGGATCATGCGGTTCGTGTTCTCTTCCGAAGAGCTCGCATCATTGCGTATGGCCTCCTCGGTGGAACGTAGGGCGGCCTTCTGCGCGAAGGAGGCCGCCTCGAAGGCGTTGTACGCATTGGACGGGACGGGGGACTTCCGTAAGGTATCCGTGAGCCTGAAGGCGGATGGAACGTTCGCCGCTGTGAGACGGGATGTGGCGTTGCGCGGCCAATGGCGATTCTACGATCGGCTGGTATCCGCGATGGTCGCCGTTCCCTCGGAGACCGTCTGA
- a CDS encoding TetR/AcrR family transcriptional regulator translates to MRTIRKTTKSQRTPTTEIRGLILDASKRIIEEDGYDAFTIRLLSEKADVSPASIYRHIGDKQAVINALIDDSFQTLREKLLRVTTEDPLQRLYDAGVVYRGHAKASPGIYALLWRWHAGEASEACLAAMTELVRYGQAAGKIRRDDPHLIAWSIWSAVHGFVQFETRPEHDTPVDDDDAAYSFLLRLLIRGVRAPQTVSEGTATIADTSRS, encoded by the coding sequence ATGAGGACTATTCGGAAAACGACAAAAAGCCAGCGGACGCCCACCACCGAGATCAGGGGCCTCATACTCGACGCCTCGAAACGAATCATCGAAGAGGACGGCTATGACGCCTTCACCATCCGGCTTCTCTCGGAAAAGGCGGATGTGTCCCCCGCGAGCATCTACCGGCATATCGGCGACAAGCAGGCCGTCATCAACGCTCTCATCGACGACAGTTTCCAGACGTTACGGGAGAAGCTCCTGCGCGTCACCACCGAGGATCCCCTGCAAAGACTCTACGATGCGGGAGTCGTATACCGCGGGCACGCCAAGGCGTCGCCCGGCATCTACGCCCTGTTGTGGCGATGGCATGCGGGCGAGGCTTCGGAGGCATGCCTCGCCGCCATGACCGAGCTGGTGCGCTACGGGCAGGCCGCGGGAAAGATCCGGAGGGATGACCCGCACCTCATCGCATGGTCCATATGGTCCGCCGTGCACGGATTCGTCCAATTCGAGACACGACCCGAACATGATACGCCCGTCGACGATGACGATGCGGCCTATTCCTTTCTGCTCCGGCTGCTCATTCGAGGGGTCCGCGCCCCTCAGACGGTCTCCGAGGGAACGGCGACCATCGCGGATACCAGCCGATCGTAG
- a CDS encoding DUF4160 domain-containing protein — translation MEDNENKEADMPVISMFFGIIITMNADDHVPPHIHARYQGHEASFTFDGNLLKGDLPRKQRKLVEAWVLLHAEELEADWELAFNLEHPFRIDPLR, via the coding sequence ATGGAAGACAACGAAAACAAGGAGGCGGACATGCCGGTCATCAGCATGTTCTTCGGAATCATCATCACCATGAACGCGGACGACCATGTTCCGCCGCACATCCACGCCAGATACCAAGGACATGAAGCGTCCTTCACCTTCGATGGCAATCTGCTCAAGGGAGACCTACCGCGCAAGCAGCGCAAACTGGTCGAGGCATGGGTGCTGCTGCATGCCGAAGAGCTGGAAGCCGACTGGGAGCTGGCCTTCAACCTCGAGCACCCGTTCAGAATCGACCCGCTACGCTGA
- a CDS encoding DUF2442 domain-containing protein gives MTIDYSIKVTQCEPMPGYKLKVTCSDGATGIFDMSRYVDRGMFRPLKDPQTFDRVRLAFGVPSWPGDIDIAAERVRSDMQII, from the coding sequence ATGACCATCGACTATTCAATCAAAGTGACCCAATGCGAGCCCATGCCCGGCTACAAGCTCAAGGTCACCTGCTCCGACGGCGCGACCGGAATCTTCGACATGTCCCGATACGTCGACCGCGGCATGTTCAGACCGCTCAAGGACCCGCAGACGTTCGACCGCGTGCGACTCGCGTTCGGCGTGCCCTCATGGCCCGGAGACATCGACATCGCCGCGGAACGCGTCCGCTCCGACATGCAAATCATCTAG
- a CDS encoding tyrosine-type recombinase/integrase gives MSNGDRKRRKWGCVVACKDADGRIVSWQARYQSPVNPRQRIYRRFGLEFQTEAYRWLDEEHALVIDHKKGIRKWTHPSARTMHGRVLFSSYATRFVADLRKKDGSELSGRSKRIQKAALDKLLPWFGETPMCDITEEFVNEWYAKACDEVRPSALEHAVWLLKRVMRAATERQPDGGPPLLPSNPCNLVTRKRPSKRREQAPMTRQEIDTLVEGFPEYYRLSIHLALLVGGLRIGEVCGLQLRDIDLDHRLLYVRHSVTQGPDDLGEYRLDETKTPESHRVVPIPAPVCRLIREHIDRFCPDRDPDTMLFHAIRHPERVLNPTTIQRQFRTARKRINREDVTFHSLRATHATMFMIQGGTLRETMDELGHVDVDVAVRCYQRVVPRHRRDVAERLALEYLPAEDPAGIKAQITQKEEEIDQLRQTVAGLRRRLEELEDDGRERNQAG, from the coding sequence ATGTCCAACGGAGACAGGAAAAGACGAAAATGGGGATGCGTCGTCGCCTGCAAGGACGCAGATGGAAGGATCGTCTCCTGGCAGGCCCGTTACCAGAGTCCCGTCAATCCCAGGCAAAGAATCTACCGCCGATTCGGATTGGAATTCCAGACCGAGGCGTACCGCTGGCTCGACGAGGAGCACGCGCTCGTCATCGACCATAAAAAGGGAATCCGCAAGTGGACGCACCCGTCGGCGAGGACGATGCACGGCAGGGTCCTGTTCTCCTCATACGCGACACGTTTCGTCGCCGACCTGCGGAAGAAGGACGGATCGGAGCTGAGCGGCAGAAGCAAGCGGATCCAGAAGGCGGCGTTGGACAAACTGCTCCCCTGGTTCGGCGAGACGCCCATGTGCGACATCACGGAGGAATTCGTCAACGAATGGTATGCGAAGGCGTGCGACGAGGTGCGTCCCTCCGCGCTTGAGCACGCGGTCTGGCTGCTCAAGCGCGTGATGAGGGCCGCGACCGAGCGGCAACCGGACGGAGGTCCGCCGCTGCTGCCCTCGAATCCATGCAACCTCGTCACGAGGAAGAGACCGTCCAAAAGACGCGAGCAGGCGCCGATGACCAGGCAGGAGATCGACACGCTGGTCGAGGGCTTCCCGGAATACTACCGCCTGTCGATCCATCTCGCGCTGCTGGTGGGCGGGCTGCGCATCGGAGAGGTCTGCGGACTGCAACTCAGGGACATCGACCTCGACCACAGGCTGCTGTACGTGCGGCATTCCGTGACGCAGGGTCCGGACGATCTGGGCGAATACCGGCTCGACGAGACGAAGACCCCGGAAAGCCACCGAGTCGTACCCATCCCCGCACCGGTCTGCCGTCTCATCAGGGAACATATCGACAGGTTCTGTCCCGACAGGGATCCCGACACGATGCTCTTCCACGCGATCAGGCACCCGGAACGGGTCCTGAACCCGACGACGATCCAACGGCAGTTCCGCACCGCGAGGAAAAGAATCAACCGCGAGGACGTGACGTTCCACTCCCTGCGCGCGACGCACGCGACGATGTTCATGATCCAGGGCGGCACGCTGCGCGAGACCATGGACGAGCTCGGCCATGTGGACGTCGACGTGGCCGTCCGATGCTACCAACGCGTGGTGCCGAGACACAGGCGCGACGTCGCCGAGAGGCTGGCGCTCGAATACCTCCCCGCCGAGGACCCGGCCGGCATCAAGGCGCAGATAACCCAGAAGGAGGAGGAAATCGACCAGCTGCGGCAGACCGTCGCCGGACTCCGGAGAAGACTGGAAGAGCTCGAAGACGACGGAAGGGAACGGAACCAGGCCGGATAG
- a CDS encoding MobC family plasmid mobilization relaxosome protein, whose translation MSRAENRTHCVEKIIRFTPDEWERVRKLYEELTRYAPEHRSFSSYARRMLSERRIHVTEIRPLTDPEPIAREIDRIGVNVNQIAHWANANEHITPAQVEEIRASFDRIERLLGDLFADRREAEQDV comes from the coding sequence ATGAGCCGGGCCGAGAACAGGACGCACTGCGTCGAGAAGATCATCAGGTTCACGCCGGACGAGTGGGAGCGGGTGCGGAAGCTGTATGAGGAGCTGACCAGGTACGCGCCGGAGCACCGGTCGTTCAGCTCCTACGCGCGCAGGATGCTGTCCGAACGGCGCATCCACGTCACCGAGATCAGGCCGCTGACGGACCCCGAGCCGATCGCGCGCGAGATCGACCGCATCGGCGTGAACGTCAACCAGATAGCCCACTGGGCCAACGCGAACGAGCACATCACGCCCGCCCAGGTGGAGGAGATCCGCGCGTCGTTCGACCGCATCGAGCGTCTACTCGGCGACCTGTTCGCCGACAGGCGCGAAGCCGAGCAGGACGTGTGA
- a CDS encoding IS3 family transposase has protein sequence MPGVPRSACYWMIEHPEAERVGPIAGGVRAVRRDGHERCGAGKIKAALERRGVTASGRRVGNIMRERGMRARMRADGPNRTGRGPTRPGSRTSSAAGSTATSRAPAWPVA, from the coding sequence ATGCCGGGCGTTCCCCGCTCCGCCTGCTACTGGATGATCGAACATCCCGAAGCCGAGCGGGTGGGCCCGATCGCCGGCGGCGTGCGCGCGGTCCGGCGCGACGGCCATGAGCGCTGCGGCGCCGGGAAGATCAAGGCCGCGCTGGAGCGGAGGGGCGTCACCGCGTCCGGGAGACGCGTCGGCAACATCATGCGCGAACGGGGCATGCGGGCGCGTATGCGCGCAGACGGTCCGAACCGCACAGGACGCGGGCCGACGAGGCCGGGCTCGCGAACATCCTCGGCCGCGGGTTCGACGGCTACGAGCCGCGCACCCGCCTGGCCGGTGGCCTGA
- a CDS encoding Fic family protein, whose translation MANPELSRHIQALPDELNALEGGREISERLRRIDALKDRARSLEPLDGVEDMALADYDRDWLVRYTYNSNAIEGSTLTLEDTSLVLEGEFVPSDSPARYVFAARGVADGMAYVREYAKEGRKLNEELIRRLHEVTALDLQPFARGTFRPYGYLARITATRVKTADPLEIRDDLRSLIDGLDGCAAHPLLRAAGFHAMFENIHPFMDGNGRTGRQLLNFVLLRNGYRPVAIKYDAGRSYARGLEAWQVDGKPDSFCSIFLDCVEQEEQTLVDLIERLRHLR comes from the coding sequence ATGGCCAATCCCGAGCTGTCGCGGCACATCCAGGCCCTTCCCGACGAGCTGAACGCCCTTGAAGGGGGACGGGAGATTTCCGAACGCCTGCGGAGGATCGACGCGCTGAAGGACCGGGCCCGCTCGCTGGAGCCGTTGGACGGTGTCGAGGACATGGCGTTGGCGGATTACGACCGCGACTGGCTGGTGCGCTACACCTACAATTCGAACGCCATCGAGGGATCCACGCTGACCCTGGAGGACACGTCGCTGGTGTTGGAGGGCGAGTTCGTCCCATCGGACTCGCCGGCCAGATACGTGTTCGCAGCGCGAGGGGTCGCTGACGGCATGGCCTACGTGCGCGAATATGCCAAGGAGGGGCGGAAGCTGAACGAGGAGCTGATCCGTCGTCTACACGAGGTGACCGCATTGGATCTCCAGCCGTTCGCCCGCGGCACGTTCCGTCCTTATGGCTATTTGGCGCGGATCACCGCCACCCGAGTCAAGACCGCGGACCCGCTGGAGATCCGCGACGACCTGCGATCCTTGATCGACGGGTTGGATGGCTGCGCAGCGCATCCGCTGCTCAGGGCCGCCGGTTTCCACGCGATGTTCGAGAACATCCATCCATTCATGGACGGCAACGGGCGGACCGGCCGCCAGCTGCTCAACTTCGTGCTGCTGCGGAACGGATACCGTCCCGTGGCCATCAAATACGATGCGGGTCGGTCATACGCGCGAGGCCTGGAGGCATGGCAGGTGGACGGCAAGCCGGATTCGTTCTGCTCCATTTTCCTAGACTGCGTGGAACAGGAGGAACAGACGCTCGTCGATCTGATCGAGCGGCTTCGCCATCTGAGATAG
- a CDS encoding LPD28 domain-containing protein, translating into MRMEPMELQHAVFETDGGRIDAMWSDVRLHAGDIPDGWHCYAVRGGDGGWPPCSIEKTVWVNHAGDIITPDDLDPLLERNGWMLVIRDWWFTDEPFGCAE; encoded by the coding sequence ATGCGGATGGAACCGATGGAATTGCAGCACGCCGTCTTCGAGACCGACGGGGGACGAATCGACGCGATGTGGAGCGACGTGCGTCTCCACGCGGGCGACATTCCCGACGGATGGCACTGCTACGCCGTCAGGGGCGGCGACGGTGGATGGCCGCCATGCAGCATCGAGAAAACAGTATGGGTCAACCACGCGGGCGACATCATCACGCCCGACGACCTCGACCCGCTGCTCGAAAGGAACGGGTGGATGCTCGTCATCAGGGACTGGTGGTTCACCGACGAACCGTTCGGGTGCGCGGAATGA
- a CDS encoding Fic/DOC family protein, with protein sequence MARVFDPYLIPGTNVLRNLVGVTDEDALAAAENDLCSARAAILRENLPPAEGTLEQLRRIHRFLFRDVYDWAGEVRTIDMGKGEGLPFQPLELFSIGVHYSEEVLRADDLLKGLGHDEFVKRLSVSYNNFNILHPFREGNGRTQRIFWEIIAREAGWHFDWGLIDKRTNDQASIAGMQRNDLRPLEDMFRRIVKPLSEPLTMSNDLAHLGEYAQPANTAYDMSLAQRRHVYEHYSYQRTVVSPGQGKPERGHKAR encoded by the coding sequence ATGGCGCGTGTCTTCGACCCCTACCTGATTCCGGGAACGAACGTGCTGCGGAACCTTGTGGGCGTCACGGACGAGGATGCGTTGGCGGCTGCGGAGAACGATCTCTGCTCCGCCCGCGCCGCCATTCTGAGAGAGAACCTCCCTCCTGCGGAAGGGACGCTGGAACAGCTTCGCCGCATACACCGGTTCCTCTTCCGGGACGTGTACGACTGGGCGGGGGAGGTGCGAACCATCGACATGGGCAAGGGCGAGGGGCTTCCCTTCCAGCCATTGGAGCTGTTCAGCATAGGGGTGCACTACTCCGAGGAGGTGCTTCGCGCCGACGATCTTCTCAAAGGTCTCGGCCATGACGAATTCGTAAAGCGTCTGAGCGTCAGCTACAACAACTTCAACATCCTTCACCCGTTCCGTGAGGGCAACGGACGGACGCAACGCATTTTCTGGGAGATCATCGCGCGCGAGGCCGGCTGGCATTTCGACTGGGGACTCATCGACAAAAGGACGAACGATCAAGCCTCGATCGCGGGGATGCAACGAAACGACCTGCGTCCTCTCGAGGATATGTTCAGGAGAATCGTCAAGCCGTTGTCCGAACCGTTGACCATGTCGAATGACCTGGCCCATCTTGGTGAATATGCGCAACCGGCGAACACGGCATACGACATGTCTCTCGCGCAGCGCCGTCACGTGTACGAGCATTACTCCTACCAACGCACCGTCGTCTCCCCAGGGCAAGGAAAGCCGGAACGCGGGCACAAGGCAAGATGA
- a CDS encoding type IA DNA topoisomerase, with product MRLIIAEKHSVGQAIAQALGGHAEKHDGYIEVGDDLVTWAQGHLVDLAAPDEYKDHDWGRWSLDTLPIDPTPDWQWKVGRDKGADRQYKVVAGLMRRGEVDMLVDACDPDREGEAIFRRIVKHAGVSKPMRRLWVASLEEDAIRDALASMKDETEYQGLADSAMIRAKADWLIGMNASRAYSLVYNARFTVGRVQTPTLAMIVDRDRRIASHVTQPYWKVVAPMGGWKLAGERLDKREDAETLLRIVNSDDFTFKILKADRKQQHDAPPRLYDLTGLQKDMSRLHGLTAARTLAALQSLYEQKLATYPRTDSQYVTHDDLDTLRGLTKGDRLVTGFIEPSAKPKRPRLELTVNDAKVAGHTAILPTMQADKATLDELGDDERLVLTRVARRMWEAVGDDYVHDVTNVVANIDPAWAERHPMDGAPLDESRTRFTSRSDQPVSLGWHAIEHDVPQEDHDAADETAGNIIPANLVDGVSIALVPQCGATLSEGKTKPPKPFTEATLLAAMEHASRWVEDKDLKVALDDDESHSGGIGTPATRADVIEKLIRTGYVDRKGKQLRSTDQGRSLIDVVAPKLKDVALTADMERRLSEVEHGQADASQVETEFRDLAARIPADAQTTVRQDRVQAKTRNTESFGPCPRCGKPVIKTGKVFQCSTNRREKQSDGTWRTTEGCGWRAWTTVAGKTITDTTMRGLLAGRKVGLKGFTSRKGSGFDASLVIDKDKGIAFDFNDNKERKRK from the coding sequence ATGCGATTGATCATCGCCGAGAAGCATTCGGTCGGTCAGGCTATCGCCCAGGCGCTCGGCGGGCACGCGGAAAAACACGACGGCTACATCGAGGTCGGCGACGACCTGGTCACCTGGGCGCAGGGCCACCTCGTCGACCTGGCCGCGCCCGACGAATACAAGGACCACGACTGGGGCAGGTGGAGCCTCGACACGCTGCCCATCGACCCGACACCCGACTGGCAATGGAAGGTCGGCCGGGACAAGGGCGCGGACCGCCAGTACAAGGTCGTCGCGGGACTGATGCGCCGCGGCGAAGTCGACATGCTTGTCGACGCATGCGACCCCGACCGTGAGGGCGAGGCCATCTTCCGTCGGATCGTGAAGCATGCCGGCGTCTCCAAGCCGATGCGACGCCTGTGGGTCGCGAGCTTGGAAGAAGACGCCATCCGCGACGCCCTCGCGTCCATGAAAGACGAGACGGAATACCAGGGACTCGCCGATTCGGCGATGATCCGCGCGAAGGCCGACTGGCTCATCGGCATGAACGCTTCACGCGCCTATTCGCTCGTCTACAACGCGCGGTTCACCGTCGGCCGCGTGCAGACGCCCACGCTCGCCATGATCGTGGACCGTGACCGGCGAATCGCCAGCCATGTGACCCAACCGTACTGGAAGGTCGTCGCCCCGATGGGCGGATGGAAACTGGCCGGCGAACGCCTGGACAAGCGGGAGGACGCCGAGACCCTGCTGCGGATCGTCAACTCGGACGACTTCACCTTCAAGATCCTCAAGGCCGACCGCAAACAGCAGCACGACGCGCCGCCCCGCCTGTACGACCTGACCGGATTGCAGAAGGATATGAGCCGGCTGCACGGCCTGACCGCCGCCCGCACCCTGGCCGCCTTGCAATCCCTGTATGAGCAAAAACTGGCGACGTATCCACGCACCGACTCGCAGTACGTCACGCACGACGACCTGGACACGCTGCGCGGCCTCACCAAAGGCGACCGCCTCGTTACCGGCTTCATCGAACCGTCCGCGAAACCGAAACGGCCGCGACTCGAACTGACCGTGAACGACGCGAAGGTGGCCGGCCACACCGCCATCCTTCCCACCATGCAGGCCGACAAGGCGACGCTCGACGAGCTCGGCGACGACGAACGTCTCGTGCTGACGCGCGTGGCGCGTCGCATGTGGGAGGCCGTGGGCGACGACTACGTGCACGACGTGACGAACGTCGTCGCGAACATCGACCCCGCCTGGGCCGAACGGCACCCGATGGACGGTGCGCCGCTCGACGAATCACGGACCAGGTTCACCAGCCGTTCCGACCAGCCCGTCTCCCTCGGCTGGCACGCCATCGAACACGACGTGCCGCAGGAGGATCACGATGCCGCCGACGAGACCGCGGGCAACATCATCCCCGCGAACCTCGTCGACGGAGTCTCCATCGCACTCGTCCCGCAATGCGGCGCGACATTGTCCGAGGGAAAGACGAAACCGCCGAAGCCGTTCACCGAGGCGACGCTGCTCGCCGCGATGGAACACGCCAGCCGCTGGGTGGAGGACAAGGACCTCAAGGTCGCATTGGACGACGACGAATCCCACTCGGGAGGCATCGGCACCCCGGCCACGCGCGCCGACGTGATCGAGAAGCTGATCCGCACCGGATACGTGGACCGCAAGGGCAAGCAGCTGCGCTCCACGGACCAGGGCCGTTCCCTGATCGACGTGGTCGCCCCGAAGCTCAAGGACGTGGCATTGACCGCCGACATGGAACGACGCCTCTCGGAGGTCGAACACGGACAGGCGGACGCCTCGCAGGTCGAAACGGAGTTCCGCGACCTCGCCGCGCGCATACCGGCCGACGCGCAGACCACCGTCCGGCAGGACCGTGTGCAGGCGAAGACGCGGAACACGGAATCGTTCGGCCCATGCCCACGCTGCGGCAAGCCCGTCATCAAAACGGGCAAGGTGTTCCAATGTTCCACCAACCGGCGCGAGAAACAATCCGACGGTACATGGAGGACCACGGAGGGATGCGGCTGGCGCGCCTGGACGACCGTAGCCGGCAAGACCATCACCGACACGACCATGCGTGGCCTGCTCGCCGGCCGGAAGGTCGGCCTGAAGGGCTTCACCTCGAGGAAGGGCAGCGGGTTCGACGCCTCGCTCGTCATCGACAAGGACAAGGGCATCGCATTCGACTTCAACGACAACAAGGAAAGGAAAAGGAAATGA
- a CDS encoding helix-turn-helix domain-containing protein: protein MAEEDWSEAKAWMRATRERIGMTQHDVAVLANLTVDMVKKYESEKYRIQPSDRMREMLEHYLAEHRRAVAAIVERHRGETRVTLSFSRVSDLPDDMPDWIKSESSVKRHAAAVREAAVLLEAEGVAITYTYMPEETK from the coding sequence ATGGCAGAAGAGGATTGGAGCGAGGCCAAGGCGTGGATGCGCGCGACGCGCGAACGCATCGGCATGACCCAGCACGACGTGGCCGTGCTCGCGAACCTCACCGTGGACATGGTCAAGAAATACGAGTCGGAGAAATACCGGATCCAACCTTCGGATAGGATGCGGGAGATGCTCGAACACTATCTCGCCGAACACAGGCGCGCCGTCGCGGCCATCGTGGAACGGCACAGGGGAGAGACGAGGGTCACGCTCTCGTTCTCGCGCGTCTCCGACCTGCCCGACGACATGCCCGACTGGATCAAGTCTGAGTCATCCGTGAAACGGCACGCCGCCGCCGTACGCGAGGCCGCCGTGCTGCTCGAAGCGGAGGGCGTCGCCATCACCTACACCTACATGCCCGAAGAAACGAAATAG
- a CDS encoding antitoxin VbhA family protein: MFGTISKSEMRRRTENVGLSVQSVRLEGGDVTRAFMRDAGEYARGTIDGTELLARTRRRYGLE; encoded by the coding sequence ATGTTCGGAACGATATCTAAATCCGAGATGCGCCGCCGCACGGAGAATGTCGGGCTGTCGGTGCAGTCCGTGCGGTTGGAAGGCGGCGACGTGACGAGGGCCTTCATGCGCGATGCCGGAGAATATGCGCGGGGAACAATCGATGGCACCGAACTTCTTGCCCGCACCCGTCGCCGTTACGGACTGGAGTGA
- a CDS encoding transposase, whose protein sequence is MAGPRHPRHYEESFKRQIVQLYENGEPAREIRAEYDISHSTPHRWVQGIRDSGSTRATDNRTPGRNEPVGPGRRNRQLEMEVDVSERAAPAFARKQA, encoded by the coding sequence ATGGCCGGCCCGAGGCATCCCCGCCACTACGAGGAGTCGTTCAAACGGCAGATCGTGCAGTTGTATGAGAACGGCGAGCCGGCGCGCGAGATCAGGGCCGAGTACGACATCTCGCATTCCACGCCGCACCGTTGGGTCCAGGGCATCCGCGACAGCGGCTCCACCCGGGCCACGGACAACCGCACGCCCGGGCGGAACGAGCCGGTCGGGCCGGGGAGGCGCAACAGGCAGTTGGAGATGGAGGTGGACGTTTCAGAACGAGCGGCGCCGGCATTCGCACGAAAGCAGGCGTGA